A genomic window from Quercus lobata isolate SW786 chromosome 10, ValleyOak3.0 Primary Assembly, whole genome shotgun sequence includes:
- the LOC115965106 gene encoding zinc finger BED domain-containing protein DAYSLEEPER-like, whose translation MALARMIIVDKLPFRFVEHGGFIDFMTEIKPRFEVPSCVTVARDCLSLYIREKESLRKVSMAGQRVCLTTDTWTSIQNLNYLCLTAHYIDVDWVYHKKILNLCQLPDHKGETIDGLKDLNESIVKVCYVVRWNSTYLMLESAQKFVATFERMEDDDGNFLRYFEDPTSGPPRFLDWENVRLFTKFLGMFYEATLRFSGSLFVTTNVYFHELVSLQDQLNQLRNGRGDPLLKGMAQKNEIRQWYHKEKANELGLRVRDALNRLYKHYSGAMGTPCGASVSGTSESGGSDVAAISSILSGFSSAKERMKRYNNIYKQHLADEDSVECKFELDRYLLEASVDSETEGFDILDWLWVNFSRYRILSQVSCNVLTIPVSTVASLAQGITLWILSAAHYLTIRLEL comes from the exons ATGGCCTTGGCTAGGATGATAATTGTTGATAAACTACCTTTTAGGTTTGTTGAGCATGGCGGGTTCATTGATTTTATGACAGAGATAAAGCCTAGGTTTGAAGTTCCCTCTTGTGTTACTGTTGCAAGGGATTGTCTTAGTCTTTACATTAGGGAGAAGGAGAGTTTGAGAAAGGTTTCAATGGCTGGTCAAAGAGTGTGTTTGACAACTGATACTTGGACTTCaatccaaaaccttaattaCCTTTGTTTAACTGCACATTATATTGATGTTGATTGGGTTTATCataaaaagattttgaatttgtgcCAACTACCTGATCATAAGGGTGAGACCATTG ATGGGCTAAAAGACCTTAATGAGTCAATCGTTAAGGTTTGTTATGTAGTGAG GTGGAATTCAACTTACTTAATGTTAGAAAGTGCACAAAAGTTTGTGGCTACATTTGAAAGGATGGAGGATGATGATGGAAATTTCCTTCGTTATTTTGAGGATCCAACTAGTGGTCCCCCTCGGTTTTTAGATTGGGAAAATGTAAGACTTTTTACAAAGTTTCTTGGTATGTTCTATGAGGCAACTTTAAGATTTTCTGGTTCTTTGTTTGTGACTACTAATGTGTATTTCCATGAGCTTGTTAGTCTTCAAGACCAATTAAATCAATTGCGTAATGGTAGGGGTGATCCTTTGTTAAAGGGTATGGCACAAAAGAATGAAATTAGA CAATGGTATCACAAGGAGAAGGCTAATGAGTTAGGATTGAGAGTTAGGGATGCTTTGAATAGGTTGTACAAGCACTATAGTGGAGCAATGGGGACCCCATGTGGTGCTAGTGTCAGCGGGACTAGTGAGTCTGGTGGTAGTGATGTTGCTGCCATATCCTCCATTCTAAGTGGCTTTAGTAGTGCAAAAGAGAGGATGAAGAGGTATAATAACATATACAAACAACACTTAGCAGATGAGGATAGTGTAGAATGCAAATTTGAATTGGATAGATACTTGTTAGAAGCTAGTGTAGATTCAGAGACAGAAGGCTTTGATATTCTTGATTGGTTGTGGGTGAATTTTTCAAGATATAGGATCCTTTCTCAAGTTTCCTGTAATGTTTTGACAATTCCAGTCTCAACCGTTGCATCATTAGCACAGGGGATCACGCTTTGGATCCTTtctgcagctcattatctcacAATACGGTTGGAGCTTTGA